Proteins from a single region of Sebastes umbrosus isolate fSebUmb1 chromosome 8, fSebUmb1.pri, whole genome shotgun sequence:
- the LOC119492646 gene encoding zinc finger protein 112-like, with protein sequence MSSVEYLRAFVNQRLTAAAEEIFIVIEKAIFEYEEEIDRQRKRLDIEMKFHRITLELPQQHGCKEEEVLADQQLCIQERNSSLDQEDPEPPQIKEEQEELCINQEGEQLELKQETETFMLTPHDEESDHSEDQTLYFNPDKSQSAAETELPASMCNSWLKNESDWENPEISEPNSDHQLLSHNFHVAESQDQKEGKNGDSGSTSNAEPEQRKSPHKSNIHTNNECNPTMLNIHCNTHKKPLECDRCGKVFRYKSKLQRHLRIHTGEKPFSCSICGKGFIETSLLTVHMRIHTGEKPYSCKTCGKGFIRSCGLLDHMRTHTGEKPYTCKKCGKGFKWSSCLKLHMRTHSGERPYTCKTCGRDFKSSSNLKGHENSHR encoded by the exons ATGTCTTCAGTTGAATATTTGAGAGCGTTTGTAAACCAGCgactaactgctgctgctgaagaaatATTTATAGTTATTGAAAAAGCTATCTTCGAGTACGAGGAAGAGATCGATCGTCAGCGCAAACGGTTGGATATCGAAATGAAGTTCCACAGGATCACGTTAG agctcccacagcaacatggctgtaaggaggaggaggttctcgctgaccagcagctctgtaTTCAGGAGAGGAACTCCAGTCTGGACCAAGAGGACCCAGAGCCTCCacagattaaagaggaacaggaggaactctgcatcaatcaggagggagagcagcttgaACTGAAGCAGGAGACTGAGACCTTTATGTTGACTCCTCATGATGAGGAAAGTGACCACAGTGAAGATCAGACTCTGTACTTTAATCCTGATAAAAGTCAGAgtgcagcagagacagagcTCCCAGCTAGCATGTGTAATAGTTGGCTAAAAAACGAATCTGACTGGGAAAATCCTGAAATATCAGAACCAAACAGTGACCACCAGCTCCTCTCTCACAACTTTCATGTAGCTGAGAGCCAAGATCAGAAAGAAGGCAAGAATGGAGACTCAGGATCAACTAGTAATGCAGAACCAGAACAAAGGAAAAGCCCTCACAAAAGCAACATCCACACTAACAATGAATGTAACCCTACTATGTTAAATATTCACTGTAATACTCACAAAAAGCCTTTAGAATGTGACAGATGTGGGAAAGTTTTTAGGTATAAGTCAAAACTGCAGAGACACCTGAGAATCCATACAGGTGAGAAGCCATTTTCTTGCAGCATCTGTGGTAAAGGATTCATTGAGACATCATTATTGACTGTTCACATGAGAATCCATACAGGTGAGAAGCCATAttcttgcaaaacatgtggaaaaGGTTTCATACGCAGTTGTGGCTTGTTAGACCACATGAGAACTCACACCGGTGAGAAGCCGTATACTTGCAAAAAATGCGGGAAAGGTTTCAAATGGAGTAGTTGTTTAAAACTCCACATGAGAACACACTCAGGTGAGAGACCATatacttgcaaaacatgtgggagAGATTTCAAATCTAGCAGTAACTTAAAAGGCCACGAGAACTCACACAGGTGA